Proteins encoded by one window of Chryseobacterium sp. POL2:
- a CDS encoding IPExxxVDY family protein — MKSKKLFLDFEDEECIEIGLMRLASNLPHPEVFFHLNNANIFNLKRSFDIVFEGVYNDYHFACYEAYDKSNKNCWRLISNKSIVTHKKKEQTLLFEDEEDVKFLLNDHHDVDYVITSSDSFADFSVILLPEKLFFPIQEFNLSADTELYQIIQYYE, encoded by the coding sequence TTGAAAAGCAAAAAACTATTTCTTGATTTTGAAGATGAAGAGTGCATCGAAATTGGATTGATGCGTCTTGCTAGTAATTTGCCACATCCCGAAGTTTTTTTTCACCTTAACAATGCCAATATTTTTAATCTAAAGCGCAGTTTCGATATTGTCTTCGAGGGCGTTTATAACGATTACCATTTCGCTTGCTATGAGGCTTATGATAAGTCAAACAAAAATTGCTGGAGGTTAATCTCCAACAAATCTATTGTTACCCATAAAAAGAAAGAACAAACTTTACTGTTTGAAGATGAAGAAGATGTGAAGTTTTTATTAAATGATCATCATGACGTTGATTATGTTATAACATCATCGGATTCGTTTGCGGATTTTTCAGTAATTTTGCTGCCGGAAAAACTGTTCTTTCCAATACAAGAGTTCAATCTGTCAGCAGATACAGAACTCTATCAAATAATTCAATACTATGAATAA
- a CDS encoding carbohydrate-binding module family 20 domain-containing protein, giving the protein MKLRKIHTHLFRIEAPLYNPNWKIILIGDISELGLWQYDQAIALQEVDFGVWEVALTISASCNFEYKYGIYDNESKQVIFIEGGDNRISTPNLSAEMLHFKK; this is encoded by the coding sequence GTGAAGCTTCGTAAAATACATACGCATCTTTTCCGTATCGAGGCGCCACTTTATAATCCCAATTGGAAAATAATTTTAATTGGCGATATTTCAGAACTAGGACTTTGGCAATATGACCAAGCAATTGCTTTGCAAGAAGTGGATTTCGGTGTTTGGGAAGTGGCTTTAACAATTTCGGCTTCTTGTAATTTTGAATACAAATATGGTATTTATGATAACGAAAGCAAGCAAGTCATTTTCATTGAAGGCGGTGACAATCGTATTTCAACTCCCAATTTATCCGCTGAAATGTTACATTTCAAAAAATAA
- a CDS encoding DUF3857 domain-containing transglutaminase family protein: MFKKILIASASISCGYFLSQQYQVANIPTELRKNANTVIRKDSKIYTISAFDNLNIKYNKATTILNKSGEKNAHVVIHYDKFDRISGVKVKIFDEFGKQIQSYSKSDFQDASSTGSSGLYTDDRVLYLEVTNANYPYTIEETYELTTSSTAFIPEFMPYRTTNVSTEKAELKLINKSGVKLRKKVNPVSYAKLEESGTENEFTLSYSNVTALKQEKYAPSIYTLIPRTEFSLEKFSLAGKKGDLTTWKDFGIWYNTLLEPVSTITPEIQKEVDDLKLEGTVSEKVKTLYQYMQNKTRYVNVAIGIGGWQPLPADDVRRKGYGDCKGLTNYMRVLLKAAGIPAYYAIINSDFTPKRFDADFPKMAGNHIVLMVPTEKGNVWLENTSQNIAFNHIGINNTNRNVLLVKEDGIELMDTPTYKTEDSHEKLKLSAKIFEDNSITGVADFNFTGGLYDYMLFMANAAKDDQKNALKSIYSNLKFQDLNIQKVDNNRDIAKLNLNFDFKANNYSKKMGDDMFFSVVPFIESGFYLDSSEERFSPVEIPFAYHDHYEIEYSIPQNYTIATIPEATKLRSEFGEYQLLVSHKEGKVVVERQMKLNKMLLQPEQIKAYQEFRKKINTTDNAKILLNKI, from the coding sequence ATGTTTAAAAAAATATTAATAGCCTCAGCTAGTATTAGTTGTGGCTATTTTTTATCGCAACAATATCAGGTCGCAAATATTCCTACAGAATTGCGGAAAAACGCCAACACTGTTATTCGAAAAGATTCTAAAATCTATACGATATCCGCATTTGATAATCTCAATATCAAATACAATAAAGCGACAACCATCCTCAATAAATCGGGAGAGAAAAACGCCCATGTGGTCATTCATTATGATAAATTTGATAGGATAAGTGGTGTGAAAGTCAAAATTTTTGATGAGTTCGGGAAGCAAATTCAATCTTATTCTAAAAGTGATTTTCAAGATGCAAGTAGTACAGGCTCTTCTGGATTATACACAGACGATCGAGTTTTGTATTTAGAAGTTACAAATGCTAATTATCCTTATACCATAGAAGAAACTTATGAGCTAACTACTTCCAGTACAGCTTTTATCCCAGAGTTTATGCCGTATCGTACAACCAATGTCAGTACAGAAAAAGCAGAATTAAAACTTATTAATAAATCTGGTGTTAAGCTTCGTAAAAAAGTAAATCCAGTGTCGTATGCCAAACTCGAAGAATCGGGAACCGAAAACGAGTTTACGCTTTCGTATAGCAATGTTACTGCTTTGAAACAAGAAAAATACGCTCCGAGTATTTATACATTAATACCACGGACTGAATTTTCTTTAGAGAAATTTAGTTTGGCTGGCAAAAAAGGAGATTTAACAACTTGGAAAGATTTTGGAATTTGGTATAATACTTTGCTAGAACCAGTCTCCACGATAACGCCAGAAATTCAAAAAGAAGTTGATGATCTTAAGCTTGAAGGCACCGTTTCGGAAAAAGTAAAAACGCTGTATCAATATATGCAAAATAAAACGCGCTATGTCAACGTTGCTATCGGCATTGGTGGTTGGCAACCATTGCCTGCGGATGATGTGCGAAGAAAAGGTTATGGCGACTGCAAAGGTCTTACCAACTATATGCGTGTTTTGTTGAAAGCAGCCGGGATTCCCGCTTATTATGCCATTATTAATTCTGATTTTACACCGAAAAGATTTGATGCAGATTTTCCTAAAATGGCAGGCAATCATATTGTGTTAATGGTTCCGACAGAGAAAGGAAATGTATGGCTGGAAAATACATCTCAAAATATTGCTTTTAACCATATCGGGATTAATAATACTAACAGAAATGTACTATTGGTTAAAGAAGATGGTATAGAGTTGATGGATACGCCAACCTATAAAACCGAAGATAGCCACGAAAAATTAAAATTATCCGCTAAAATTTTTGAAGATAACTCGATAACTGGTGTTGCTGATTTTAATTTTACAGGCGGATTGTACGATTATATGCTATTCATGGCGAATGCCGCAAAAGATGATCAAAAGAATGCTTTGAAATCGATATATTCGAATCTGAAATTCCAAGATTTGAATATTCAGAAAGTTGACAATAACCGCGATATAGCAAAACTGAATCTTAATTTTGATTTTAAAGCGAATAACTATTCCAAAAAAATGGGAGATGATATGTTTTTCAGCGTCGTTCCGTTTATTGAAAGCGGATTTTATTTAGATTCTTCCGAAGAGCGCTTTAGCCCAGTGGAAATTCCGTTTGCTTACCACGATCATTATGAGATTGAATACAGTATTCCTCAAAATTATACAATTGCAACAATTCCCGAGGCAACAAAGTTGAGATCAGAATTTGGAGAATATCAACTTTTAGTAAGTCACAAAGAAGGGAAAGTCGTAGTAGAAAGACAGATGAAACTTAACAAAATGTTGTTGCAACCTGAACAAATTAAGGCTTACCAAGAATTCAGAAAAAAAATTAACACCACAGATAACGCGAAAATATTATTAAACAAAATTTAA
- a CDS encoding ferritin, whose product MVSEKIIKLINEQITKEQYAAQLYLSMSAWCYAQDLEGMGNYFRVQSKEELMHSDKMFDYINNIGGKVILGTVDAPPHNFNSAEEIFEQAFEHEKLVTQSIFSIVKAATEESDFATTTFLQWFVNEQVEEEASASLLVTKINRVKDNPSAMYLFDQELAQRVFAPDNGAA is encoded by the coding sequence ATGGTTTCGGAAAAAATTATTAAACTTATTAATGAGCAAATAACTAAAGAACAATATGCGGCACAGTTGTATTTATCGATGTCTGCATGGTGTTACGCTCAAGATTTAGAAGGTATGGGGAATTACTTTAGAGTACAATCCAAAGAAGAGTTAATGCATTCCGACAAAATGTTTGACTATATCAACAATATTGGCGGAAAAGTTATTTTGGGCACAGTGGATGCGCCACCCCATAATTTCAATAGTGCAGAAGAGATTTTTGAACAAGCTTTTGAACATGAAAAATTAGTCACACAAAGCATTTTCAGTATTGTGAAAGCAGCAACAGAAGAAAGTGATTTTGCAACCACAACTTTTTTGCAATGGTTTGTAAACGAGCAGGTGGAAGAAGAAGCCAGCGCATCGCTTTTGGTTACAAAAATTAATCGTGTTAAAGACAATCCGTCTGCAATGTATCTTTTTGATCAAGAATTGGCACAACGTGTTTTCGCACCAGACAATGGTGCAGCTTAA
- a CDS encoding Spy/CpxP family protein refolding chaperone, translating into MAKIKNLEAKHQNYEAKQQERLAKMKTDLSLTDAQVVKIKELQDKKRAAKAEEMKMQRQEMKTKMQKSDEDMKQILSPEQYTKWKEMKKQKMAEHKQIRKAKMETAK; encoded by the coding sequence ATGGCAAAAATTAAAAATCTAGAGGCAAAACATCAAAACTATGAAGCCAAACAACAAGAACGTTTAGCAAAGATGAAAACAGATCTTAGTTTGACAGATGCACAAGTTGTAAAAATCAAAGAATTGCAAGACAAAAAAAGAGCGGCAAAAGCAGAAGAAATGAAAATGCAACGCCAAGAGATGAAAACAAAAATGCAAAAAAGTGATGAGGATATGAAACAAATTCTTTCACCAGAGCAATACACAAAATGGAAAGAAATGAAAAAACAAAAAATGGCTGAACATAAGCAAATTAGAAAAGCTAAAATGGAGACAGCTAAATAA
- the rnc gene encoding ribonuclease III: MELKNLLSKFLIKRKRNALSQKDIKFQKDILALVGYQVNNLEVFREAFSLKVSGRNSEKKNYERLEFLGDSVLGSIISCYLFQRYPEANEGFLTQMKSKIVNRKNLNKLGEQLGLTKLIFTDNSVTLSENIAGNLLEAFVGALFLDVDYEACKKIVLEKILPPDEINKLENKIISYKGLLLEWSQKKKLSIKYETCEEHLVGKQIAFRCNVWLDDEKIANASESSKKKAEEKAAQRAFYMLNKKEQIIEKQKTIS, encoded by the coding sequence ATGGAGTTGAAGAATTTGCTTTCTAAATTCCTAATAAAAAGAAAACGCAACGCACTTTCTCAAAAAGACATTAAGTTTCAAAAAGACATTCTAGCTCTTGTAGGCTATCAAGTTAATAATCTTGAAGTTTTTCGAGAAGCCTTTTCATTGAAAGTTTCGGGTCGAAATTCTGAAAAGAAAAACTACGAGCGGCTAGAGTTTTTAGGAGATTCGGTATTGGGTTCTATTATTTCTTGCTATTTGTTCCAAAGATATCCCGAAGCTAATGAAGGCTTTCTTACACAAATGAAATCCAAAATTGTAAACCGAAAAAATCTTAATAAACTAGGAGAACAATTAGGATTAACCAAATTAATATTTACGGATAATAGTGTCACGTTAAGCGAAAATATTGCAGGTAATTTACTAGAAGCCTTTGTGGGTGCTCTGTTTTTGGACGTCGATTATGAAGCCTGTAAAAAAATTGTCCTTGAAAAAATTCTTCCGCCTGATGAAATTAATAAACTAGAAAACAAAATTATCAGTTACAAAGGTTTGTTATTAGAATGGAGCCAGAAGAAAAAACTATCTATAAAATACGAAACTTGCGAAGAACACTTGGTTGGCAAGCAGATTGCATTTCGTTGTAATGTTTGGTTAGATGATGAAAAAATAGCAAATGCTTCAGAATCTTCTAAGAAAAAAGCCGAAGAAAAAGCCGCTCAACGCGCATTTTATATGTTAAATAAAAAAGAGCAGATCATTGAAAAGCAAAAAACTATTTCTTGA
- a CDS encoding 4-alpha-glucanotransferase: MPYAAFCVLRDHYKTANFNIWETHKVYSAEEVAAMYDTKHKDYSDVMMHAWVQYQLHLQLSEAVDYAHQLGVFLKGDLPIGVYRHSVETWTEPELFEMDFQAGAPPDYFSDLGQNWEFPTYNWEVMKADSYAWWKKRFRLLEPYFDTMRMDHILGFFRIWKIPMDATQGVLGYFCPAIPVTNEELNLKNISFDQERFCTPYITDAILIKLFGNETELVKSHFLNSKNDGTYQFKSEYDSQRQLTEFSKESRQDWQKEKLLALAANVLFILEKNELGEEVYHPRFNMANTSSFADLPESTRSTLAEVYNNYFFVRQDRMWYEKAKEKLTVLLTSTKMLLCGEDLGLVPDSVPIVMDEFAITALKVQRMPSGNIPFYDPKNASYMNVVTTSSHDSSTLRQWWHEDRNVMQQYFNEQLHQYGTAPWDLLPQFSEMIMKQHLFTHAMLAIFPIQEFLATDARLMNPNIDNERINMPQFFHIIGATGCILI, from the coding sequence TTGCCTTATGCGGCATTTTGCGTGTTGCGAGATCACTATAAAACAGCAAATTTCAATATTTGGGAAACGCATAAAGTTTATTCTGCTGAAGAAGTTGCTGCGATGTACGATACAAAGCACAAGGATTACTCCGACGTTATGATGCATGCTTGGGTGCAATATCAGTTGCATTTGCAGTTGTCAGAAGCTGTTGATTATGCGCATCAACTCGGTGTCTTTTTGAAGGGCGATTTGCCAATAGGAGTTTATCGTCATAGCGTTGAAACTTGGACAGAACCAGAACTTTTTGAGATGGATTTTCAGGCGGGCGCACCACCAGATTATTTCTCGGATTTGGGACAAAACTGGGAATTTCCGACTTATAATTGGGAAGTGATGAAAGCGGATTCTTACGCGTGGTGGAAAAAACGTTTTAGGCTATTAGAACCTTATTTTGATACGATGCGAATGGATCATATTCTTGGGTTTTTCAGAATTTGGAAAATACCAATGGATGCAACACAAGGCGTTTTAGGTTATTTTTGTCCAGCAATTCCTGTGACAAATGAAGAATTAAATCTTAAAAATATTAGTTTTGATCAAGAGCGTTTTTGTACGCCTTATATTACGGATGCTATTTTAATCAAGCTTTTTGGGAATGAAACTGAATTAGTAAAGTCGCATTTCCTGAATTCTAAAAATGATGGAACTTACCAATTTAAATCGGAATATGATTCGCAAAGACAATTGACTGAGTTTTCCAAGGAAAGCCGACAAGATTGGCAAAAAGAAAAACTTTTGGCTCTAGCAGCTAATGTGTTATTCATTCTCGAAAAAAATGAACTAGGTGAAGAAGTCTATCATCCGCGTTTTAACATGGCCAATACGTCGTCTTTTGCTGATCTTCCAGAAAGCACTCGCAGCACGTTGGCGGAAGTTTACAATAATTATTTCTTCGTTCGACAAGATAGGATGTGGTACGAAAAAGCCAAAGAGAAGCTTACTGTTTTGTTAACATCTACAAAAATGTTGCTTTGTGGAGAAGATTTGGGTTTGGTTCCAGATTCTGTTCCTATTGTGATGGATGAGTTTGCGATTACCGCTCTCAAAGTTCAGCGTATGCCATCGGGGAATATTCCGTTTTACGATCCTAAAAACGCAAGCTATATGAATGTTGTTACCACATCATCGCACGATAGTTCTACACTTAGGCAGTGGTGGCATGAGGATCGTAATGTGATGCAGCAGTATTTTAATGAACAGTTGCATCAATACGGAACTGCACCTTGGGATTTGTTGCCCCAATTTTCTGAAATGATAATGAAACAACATCTGTTCACCCATGCGATGTTGGCTATTTTCCCAATTCAGGAATTTCTGGCAACTGATGCGCGTTTGATGAATCCAAATATAGATAATGAGCGAATTAATATGCCACAATTTTTCCACATTATTGGCGCTACAGGATGCATCTTAATTTAG
- a CDS encoding acyl carrier protein yields MSDIASRVKAIIADKLDVEETEVTPEASFTNDLGADSLDTVELIMEFEKEFNIQIPDDQAEKITTVGHAIAYIEEVVNK; encoded by the coding sequence ATGTCAGACATTGCATCAAGAGTAAAAGCTATCATCGCTGATAAGCTTGACGTTGAAGAAACAGAAGTAACTCCAGAAGCTAGCTTCACTAACGATTTAGGAGCAGATTCTTTGGATACTGTAGAACTTATCATGGAATTCGAAAAAGAATTTAACATTCAGATTCCTGATGATCAAGCAGAAAAAATTACTACTGTAGGTCACGCTATCGCTTACATCGAAGAAGTAGTAAACAAATAA
- a CDS encoding transglutaminase domain-containing protein — MKKNILMTAMLFGTMLFGQHKFLNIPKLDQNDIIATANTSDPKAPAEILFNAYHFLIDNTGYMTLEVIKRVKIYDKNNAKEFLNVEIPLRYNGGDRESVSGLKAATYNFENGKVITTNIDKESRFKSNETKNVDILKFAFANVKNGSVLEYKYKFSTPFYYAIPRVMVEASVPVKYFEYVFDFPNYLGYSVNYQGSLGPTHRDVGERHLYGESYKTVRYAYENIKAYKDEKYVYNVDNYRTAIRAELASTNFPITDGNNVNEVRGGFKSYSVTWEDLRKTILKEDDFGIELGKMGAVRDLLPSDIKSIPNEAARADAILKFVQKNYTWNKKVTGWTEDGIRNLISKKIGNSAEINLLLTMLMRSADLKANPVILPTKERGILNFISPSLSQINYVLASVDIAGNLKFYDGTSKYSSANVLAPRAYNYYGYLIREKEGVQVNIVPDGKSSTTQIVNAKFNTDISFSGDFSDTDTKLYALASTESYEKDADDYFKNYKEDYKFPIENMKGERQENGNFITKFNFNADSFVDGINGKYVFNPLLFLYRKNHDFDQEDARRSPIEMLSGYDRVKKVNIELPDGYVFENLPKSKKFRTEDNSIVYNYVVTQSGNKLTVESTVSVDDPIFPAAYYPAFKQVFDHITNMEAQVVTVSKK; from the coding sequence ATGAAAAAAAATATACTAATGACAGCGATGTTGTTTGGGACAATGCTTTTTGGACAACATAAATTCTTAAATATTCCAAAACTTGATCAAAACGACATTATAGCGACTGCCAATACTTCGGATCCCAAAGCGCCTGCCGAAATATTATTTAATGCATATCATTTTTTAATTGATAATACGGGATATATGACGCTCGAAGTTATCAAAAGAGTTAAAATTTATGATAAAAATAATGCTAAAGAATTTCTAAATGTAGAGATTCCTCTCAGATATAATGGTGGCGACCGCGAGTCTGTTAGCGGATTGAAAGCTGCAACCTATAACTTTGAAAACGGTAAAGTTATTACAACAAATATTGATAAAGAATCCAGATTCAAATCCAACGAAACCAAAAATGTTGATATCCTGAAATTTGCTTTTGCAAATGTTAAAAATGGCTCTGTCTTAGAATATAAGTACAAATTTAGTACACCATTTTATTATGCGATTCCGCGTGTTATGGTAGAAGCGTCGGTACCTGTTAAGTATTTTGAATATGTTTTTGATTTTCCCAATTATCTAGGATATAGCGTTAACTATCAAGGTTCTCTAGGACCAACGCATCGTGATGTTGGCGAAAGACATTTGTATGGCGAAAGTTACAAAACCGTGAGATATGCGTATGAAAATATTAAAGCTTATAAAGACGAAAAATACGTTTACAATGTTGATAACTATCGTACAGCGATTCGCGCAGAATTAGCAAGCACCAACTTTCCGATTACAGATGGAAATAATGTGAATGAAGTAAGAGGGGGCTTCAAATCATATTCAGTGACTTGGGAAGATCTTCGAAAAACAATTTTGAAAGAAGACGATTTTGGTATCGAGCTTGGGAAAATGGGCGCGGTAAGAGATTTGTTGCCTTCTGATATTAAATCTATTCCCAATGAAGCAGCTCGTGCAGATGCTATTTTAAAATTTGTTCAAAAAAATTATACTTGGAACAAGAAAGTTACAGGTTGGACAGAAGACGGCATTCGTAATTTAATCTCAAAGAAAATCGGAAATTCAGCAGAAATTAATTTGTTATTAACAATGTTGATGAGAAGTGCCGATCTCAAAGCGAATCCTGTTATTCTTCCGACTAAAGAGCGCGGTATTCTTAACTTTATTTCGCCGTCTTTGTCTCAGATTAATTATGTGTTGGCTTCTGTAGATATTGCTGGAAATCTTAAGTTTTATGATGGCACGTCAAAATATTCTTCAGCCAATGTTTTAGCACCAAGAGCTTATAATTATTACGGCTACCTTATCCGCGAGAAAGAAGGCGTGCAGGTTAATATTGTACCCGATGGGAAAAGTTCGACAACGCAAATTGTGAATGCTAAATTCAATACCGACATTAGTTTTTCGGGCGATTTTTCGGATACAGATACGAAGTTGTACGCATTAGCCTCTACAGAATCTTATGAGAAAGATGCCGACGACTATTTTAAAAATTATAAGGAAGATTATAAATTCCCAATAGAAAATATGAAAGGCGAGCGCCAAGAAAACGGAAATTTTATTACGAAATTCAATTTTAATGCTGATAGTTTTGTAGATGGTATTAACGGAAAATACGTCTTCAATCCGTTATTATTTTTGTACCGAAAAAATCACGATTTCGATCAGGAAGATGCAAGAAGATCGCCTATAGAAATGCTTTCTGGTTATGACCGTGTTAAAAAAGTAAACATCGAATTGCCAGATGGCTATGTTTTTGAAAATCTTCCGAAATCAAAAAAATTCCGTACAGAAGATAATTCGATTGTTTATAATTATGTGGTAACACAATCGGGAAATAAGTTAACGGTAGAATCGACTGTTTCTGTTGATGATCCTATTTTTCCAGCGGCATATTATCCAGCTTTCAAACAAGTTTTTGATCATATAACCAATATGGAAGCTCAGGTGGTAACGGTTTCTAAAAAGTAA
- the pyk gene encoding pyruvate kinase — protein sequence MNKNLKKTKIIATLGPASSDKETMIQMVKAGVDVFRINFSHADYNIVKRNIETIREINQEYGYSVAVLGDLQGPKLRVGVVKEGSFLNPGDVLTFTNEKVEGDSTKVYMTYEKFPQDVKVGERILIDDGKLVLEVIETNEKDTVRAKTIQGGPLSSKKGVNLPNTDVSLPALTEKDIQDANFMLDLEVDWIALSFVRHAQDIKDLKALIENHPTNKIKTPIIAKIEKPEGVRNIDEILIECDGLMVARGDLGVEVPMEQVPVIQKNLVHKARLYSKPVIIATQMMETMITSLTPTRAEVNDVANSVMDGADAVMLSGETSVGKYPVEVIKNITKIVKTTETTHLYAKQNAPIEEKINCVDDRFVTDMVCRSAVDIVKSSGAEAIITLTSSGYTAFQISAHRPDAHIIVFSSNRRVITMLNLLWGVRAFYYDMQKSTDETVIQVNMLAHNYGFVEQGDFVINLNAMPVHYGGKTNTLRLTTI from the coding sequence ATGAATAAGAATTTAAAAAAAACTAAAATCATTGCAACACTAGGCCCTGCGTCTTCTGACAAAGAAACGATGATCCAAATGGTGAAAGCAGGCGTTGATGTTTTTAGGATAAATTTTTCGCATGCCGATTACAATATTGTAAAACGTAATATAGAAACTATTCGCGAGATTAATCAAGAATATGGCTACTCGGTAGCCGTTTTGGGAGATTTGCAAGGCCCAAAATTGAGAGTCGGCGTCGTTAAAGAAGGTTCTTTCCTTAATCCTGGAGATGTTTTAACCTTTACCAATGAGAAAGTTGAAGGCGATTCTACCAAAGTTTATATGACTTATGAGAAATTTCCACAAGATGTTAAAGTTGGAGAACGTATTCTGATAGACGATGGTAAATTGGTTTTAGAAGTTATCGAAACCAATGAAAAAGATACCGTACGTGCAAAAACCATACAAGGAGGACCTCTTAGTTCCAAAAAAGGTGTTAACCTTCCGAATACCGATGTCTCGTTACCAGCTTTGACAGAAAAAGATATCCAAGATGCTAACTTTATGTTGGATCTAGAAGTCGATTGGATCGCATTGTCGTTTGTTCGTCATGCACAAGATATTAAAGATCTAAAGGCTCTTATCGAAAACCACCCAACTAATAAAATAAAAACACCAATCATCGCTAAAATTGAAAAACCAGAAGGTGTTAGAAATATCGATGAAATCCTTATCGAATGCGATGGATTGATGGTGGCTCGTGGAGACCTAGGTGTTGAAGTTCCAATGGAGCAAGTTCCCGTTATTCAGAAAAATCTGGTGCATAAAGCAAGGTTGTATTCAAAACCTGTAATTATTGCAACCCAAATGATGGAAACCATGATTACAAGCCTTACACCAACAAGAGCAGAAGTTAACGATGTGGCAAACTCGGTAATGGACGGTGCAGATGCGGTAATGTTATCTGGTGAAACCTCTGTCGGAAAATATCCAGTTGAAGTTATCAAAAATATAACGAAGATTGTCAAAACAACAGAAACAACACATCTTTACGCAAAACAAAATGCTCCAATTGAGGAAAAGATCAATTGTGTGGATGACCGTTTTGTGACAGATATGGTTTGCCGTTCTGCAGTAGATATCGTAAAAAGTTCTGGCGCAGAGGCGATTATTACTTTGACGTCGTCGGGGTATACAGCATTCCAGATTTCCGCCCATAGACCAGATGCTCATATTATCGTATTTAGTTCCAACAGACGAGTTATTACTATGCTTAATTTGCTTTGGGGCGTGCGTGCATTCTATTATGACATGCAAAAATCCACCGATGAAACAGTTATCCAGGTTAATATGTTGGCCCACAATTATGGATTCGTAGAACAAGGTGATTTTGTCATCAACCTTAATGCGATGCCAGTCCACTATGGTGGTAAAACCAATACCTTGCGATTGACAACAATATAA
- the fabF gene encoding beta-ketoacyl-ACP synthase II produces the protein MELKRVVVTGFGAITPVGNNAKEYWDSLVKGESGAAPITLFDSTNFKTKFACEVKNFDPLNYFDKKEAKKMDRNSQFGQIVAREAIAHSRLIEDNVDKNRVGVIWGSGIGGLETFEKEVLGFAASNGIPRFNPFFIPKMIADITPGNVSIEFGFHGPNYTTVSACASSANALIDSKMLIQLGKADVIVCGGSEAAVTASGMGGFNALMALSTRNDDPKTASRPFDKDRDGFVLGEGAGCIILEEYEHAVKRGATIYAELAGGGLSADAHHMTAPHPEGLGAYLVMKNCLEDAGLSANEVDHINMHGTSTPLGDIAESNAIARLLGEHAYDINLNSTKSMTGHLLGAAGVIEAIAALGTIIHGVIPPTINHFTDDEKIDSRLDFTFNNAVEKNVEIAMSNTFGFGGHNACVLFKKI, from the coding sequence ATGGAATTAAAAAGAGTAGTTGTTACAGGTTTTGGTGCCATTACACCGGTAGGAAATAATGCAAAAGAATATTGGGACAGTCTTGTAAAGGGTGAGAGCGGTGCTGCTCCCATTACTCTTTTTGATTCCACTAATTTTAAAACAAAATTTGCTTGCGAAGTCAAAAATTTTGATCCACTTAATTACTTCGATAAAAAAGAAGCAAAAAAAATGGATCGTAACTCTCAGTTTGGTCAGATTGTAGCACGAGAAGCGATTGCACATAGTCGTCTTATCGAAGACAATGTTGACAAAAACAGAGTTGGGGTTATCTGGGGCTCAGGAATTGGCGGATTAGAAACTTTTGAAAAAGAGGTTTTAGGATTTGCTGCGTCTAATGGAATACCAAGATTTAACCCATTCTTTATTCCAAAAATGATTGCTGATATTACACCAGGGAATGTCTCTATCGAATTTGGTTTCCATGGTCCTAACTATACAACCGTTTCAGCTTGTGCATCATCGGCTAACGCTCTTATCGATTCCAAAATGCTTATCCAATTAGGTAAAGCTGATGTTATCGTTTGTGGTGGGTCAGAGGCTGCTGTAACCGCTAGTGGTATGGGAGGATTCAATGCATTGATGGCCCTTTCTACAAGAAATGATGATCCTAAAACTGCTTCTAGACCATTTGACAAAGACAGAGATGGATTTGTACTAGGAGAAGGTGCAGGATGTATTATTTTGGAAGAGTATGAGCACGCTGTTAAAAGAGGTGCAACCATCTATGCAGAACTTGCCGGAGGAGGTCTTAGCGCAGATGCGCACCACATGACAGCTCCACATCCAGAAGGATTGGGCGCATATCTTGTAATGAAAAATTGTTTAGAAGATGCAGGACTTTCTGCTAACGAGGTAGACCACATCAATATGCATGGTACCTCTACGCCGTTAGGAGATATTGCGGAGTCTAACGCTATTGCAAGATTGTTAGGTGAGCATGCCTATGATATCAACCTTAATTCTACTAAGTCTATGACAGGGCACTTATTAGGTGCTGCTGGTGTTATCGAGGCTATTGCAGCTTTGGGCACTATTATTCATGGCGTTATTCCACCAACAATTAACCACTTTACAGACGATGAAAAGATTGATTCTAGATTAGACTTCACTTTTAATAATGCTGTTGAGAAAAACGTGGAAATTGCAATGAGTAATACTTTCGGATTCGGAGGTCATAACGCTTGTGTTCTTTTCAAAAAAATCTAA